In the genome of Nocardioides palaemonis, the window CCGACACGGTCGCGGTGATGAACAAGGGCAAGATCGAGCAGATGGGTCCGCCCGCCGCGCTCTACGACCTGCCCCGCACGCGCTTCGTGGCCAACTTCCTCGGCCAGGCCAACATCGGCGAGGCCACCGTCGAGGGCTCCGACGGCGACAAGGTCGTCGCCGACGTGCTCGGCACCAAGGTGCAGATCCTCAAGTCCCGCTCGCAGGTCCACGAGGGCAAGCTGCTGTTCGGCGTACGCCCCGAGAAGGTGACCGTCTCGCGCACGCAGCCCGACGGGGTCGGCAACGACGTCAAGGGCGTCGTGCGCGACGTGTCCTTCCTCGGCGTCGCGACCAGCTACCTCGTCGACATGCCCAGCGGCGCCACGTGGAGCTGCTACGAGCAGAACCTCGACGTGGAGCCGCTCGACCTCAGGCCCGGCGACGAGGTCTGGCTGACCTGGAACCCGGGACACGCCTTCGGCGTGCCGGACGCCTCATGAGCTCCCTCGCCCAGGTCTCGCAGGTCGCCGGCGACCCGGCCGTCCACCCGACGGCGCCCGCACCGGAGACCGAGAAGCGCAGCTGGACCGCCTACCTCCTGCTGCTCCCCGGTGTCCTGTGGCTCGGCGTCTTCTTCATCCTGCCGCTGGTCCAGCTCGCCTCGGTCAGCCTGCAGAGCCGCTTCCCCGGCTTCCCCGGCTACTACTACCGCGACCTCAACTTCCAGAACTACGTCAGCGCCCTCACCGACTACGCCCCGCACTTCGCGCGCTCGTTCGTCTACGCCGGCCTGGCCACGTTCCTCGCGTTCGTGGTCGCCTACCCGCTGGCCTACGCGATGGCGTTCAAGGCCGGCAAGTGGCGCAACCTGATGATGATCTGCGTCGTCGCGCCGTTCTTCACCTCCTTCATCCTGCGCACCTTCGCGTGGTCGCAGATCCTCGCCGACGAGGGGTGGGTGGTGCGCAGCCTCGACTTCCTGCACCTGCTGCCCGGCGGCCACATCATCAACACCCCGGTGGCGGTCGTCGCGGGCCTGACCTACAACTTCCTGCCCTTCATGGTGCTGCCGATCTACGCGTCGCTGGAGCGGGCCGACCCGCGGGTCATCGAGGCCGGCGGTGACCTCTACGCCAACGGCTTCACGACCTTCCGCACCGTGACGCTGCCGATGTCGATGCCGGGCGTCCTCGCCGGCACGCTGCTGACCTTCATCCCGGCGGCCGGCGACTTCGTCAACATGGAGCTGCTCGGCCCCCAGCGCGGGAAGATGGTCGGCAACGTCATCAACGACCAGTTCCTCGCGATCCCGGGCGGCTACCCGGTGGCGGCAGCGCTGTCGTTCACCCTGATGGCCGCGATCTTGGTGATGGTCTTCCTCTACGTCCGCCGCTTCGGCACCGAGGAGCTGGTGTGAGATGACCGCGACCACGACCCCCCGCACCACGGCGCCGGCCCCCTCGGGCGGCAGCCCGGCCTACCGGCCCTCCGCGGCGAAGCGGGTCCAGCTGTGGCTGGCCAACCACTTCGCGATGCTGTCGGCGATCCTCGTGCTGCTCTACCTGTTCCTGCCGGTCGCCTACACCTTCGCGTTCTCCTTCAACGACCACGGCAAGACCAACATCGTGTGGCAGGGGTTCACCTGGAAGCACTGGCAGGACCCGTGCCGCGTGGCCGGCGCGTGCGAGTCGCTCGTCGTCTCGCTGCAGGTCGGCGCGATCGCCACCTTCGTCGCCACCGTGCTCGGCACCCTGATGGCGCTCGCGATGGTGCGCTACCGCTTCCGCGGCAAGGCCGCCAGCAACGTGCTGATCTTCGTGCCGATGGCGACCCCCGAGATCGTCATGGGCGCCGCGCTGCTGACGATCTTCGTCCAGGGCTTCACCAACATCGGCCTCAGCCTGGGCTTCTGGACGATCGTCTTCGCCCACATCATGTTCTGCCTGAGCTTCGTCGTCGTCACGGTGAAGGCCAGGATCCAGTCGCTCGACCCGCGCATCGAGGAGGCGGCCCAGGACCTCTACGCGGGCCCGATGGAGACCTTCTGGAAGGTCACCTTCCCGCTGATCCTGCCCGGCATCCTCGGC includes:
- a CDS encoding ABC transporter permease, with translation MTATTTPRTTAPAPSGGSPAYRPSAAKRVQLWLANHFAMLSAILVLLYLFLPVAYTFAFSFNDHGKTNIVWQGFTWKHWQDPCRVAGACESLVVSLQVGAIATFVATVLGTLMALAMVRYRFRGKAASNVLIFVPMATPEIVMGAALLTIFVQGFTNIGLSLGFWTIVFAHIMFCLSFVVVTVKARIQSLDPRIEEAAQDLYAGPMETFWKVTFPLILPGILGAAMLAFSLSFDDFIITNFVSGNENTFPKFVYVASRRGIPAEANVIGFSMFVIAVLLVVGAQVVSSLRASQTKE
- a CDS encoding ABC transporter permease, coding for MSSLAQVSQVAGDPAVHPTAPAPETEKRSWTAYLLLLPGVLWLGVFFILPLVQLASVSLQSRFPGFPGYYYRDLNFQNYVSALTDYAPHFARSFVYAGLATFLAFVVAYPLAYAMAFKAGKWRNLMMICVVAPFFTSFILRTFAWSQILADEGWVVRSLDFLHLLPGGHIINTPVAVVAGLTYNFLPFMVLPIYASLERADPRVIEAGGDLYANGFTTFRTVTLPMSMPGVLAGTLLTFIPAAGDFVNMELLGPQRGKMVGNVINDQFLAIPGGYPVAAALSFTLMAAILVMVFLYVRRFGTEELV